One Cyprinus carpio isolate SPL01 chromosome A16, ASM1834038v1, whole genome shotgun sequence genomic region harbors:
- the LOC109083142 gene encoding transient receptor potential cation channel subfamily V member 5-like, which yields MMGEDRKIWTTDKSRNSIESFWSETPPETMSPAISRTAAGEINHWLSQLKFRLQHRKGWNEMLDETFLMQNKKVNDIPLFSATKENNAACIKKLLDCSSTNIFERGELGETALHVAVMNDNFHAAVALMDGAPELINEPMTSELYYGLTALHIATVNQNVNLVRELIRRGGDVATPRVTGMYFRKRRGGLLYFGEHILAFASCVANEEIISMLIKAGANIRAQDSLGNTILHLLVLQPNKTTACQIFDVLMSQDADLDPAIPLDMVPNYRGLTPFKLAAKEGNLVAFQHLANRRRIIQWSLGPLSSNLYDLTEVDSREDDLSVLEIIVSSQKREARRILELTPVRQLVRLKWNLYGKHYFRLLMLVYLLYISIFTLCCINRPLKDIPENYTKAANDKTIKVQKSFTESYKTYKDHLRLIGEMISVIGAIVILLIEVPSIFRVGAKRYFGQSALGGPFHITLIGYASLVVILCVLRTTGIAKELVPMAWALILGWSNVMYFARGFEMLGPYVIVIQKTIFGDMTKFMWLSLIFLIGSASGLWVYYITQDPSALPPYRSFPITIFTQFELSIGLIDLQVDHTLYTHPVVHTIHIYFSVVAYILLFNLLIAMMSDTQWRVTQERDELWRTQVVATTLMIERKLPLRLWPRLGICGLAYGLGERWYLRVEDRNDLLVQKMKRYINAFSKDGVPAKEREETGKSDPGNDPQQISFTVENRPKIQRKPKKCWELIRQSIECEKEENVDCLDTNYI from the exons ATGATGGGCGAGGACCGAAAAATATGGACTACGGACAAATCTCGCAACTCCATAGAG TCTTTTTGGTCTGAAACCCCTCCAGAAACCATGTCACCAGCCATCTCCAGAACTGCTGCAGGGGAGATaaaccattggttgagccaactGAAGTTCCGCCTTCAGCATAGAAAAGGATGGAACGAGATGTTGGATGAGACCTTCCTCATGCAGAACAAAAA AGTAAATGACATCCCCCTGTTTTCTGCCACTAAGGAGAATAATGCCGCCTGTATAAAGAAACTGCTTGACTGTTCATCGACTAATATCTTTGAGAGAG GTGAACTTGGAGAGACGGCTCTGCATGTTGCTGTGATGAATGATAATTTTCATGCGGCTGTGGCATTAATGGATGGAGCACCAGAGCTCATCAACGAGCCCATGACCTCTGAACTCTACtatg GTTTAACAGCCCTTCACATTGCTACTGTTAACCAGAATGTTAACTTAGTCCGGGAGTTGATAAGAAGAGGAGGCGATGTGGCGACACCCAGGGTCACAGGCATGTACTTCCGCAAAAGAAGAGGAGGACTTCTGTACTTTG GTGAACACATCCTGGCATTTGCGAGTTGTGTGGCTAATGAAGAAATTATATCTATGCTGATAAAAGCTGGGGCTAATATTCGGGCCCAGGATTCCCTGG GTAATACCATCCTTCATCTGTTGGTTTTGCAGCCCAATAAAACAACTGCATGTCAGATTTTCGACGTGCTGATGTCACAAGATGCAGATCTGGACCCCGCTATCCCTCTAGACATGGTACCCAACTACAGAGGCCTCACACCATTCAAACTTGCTGCGAAGGAGGGCAACCTCGTG GCCTTCCAGCACTTGGCTAACCGCAGGCGGATCATTCAGTGGAGCCTGGGCCCATTGTCCTCCAACCTTTATGACCTCACTGAGGTTGACTCCAGGGAGGATGACCTCTCAGTGCTTGAGATCATTGTCAGCAGTCAGAAAAGAGAG GCCAGAAGGATTCTTGAGTTGACTCCAGTTCGACAGCTTGTCAGACTGAAGTGGAATCTATATGGGAAACATTACTTCAG GTTATTGATGCTGGTGTACCTGCTGTATATTAGCATATTCACTTTGTGTTGTATAAACCGCCCCCTGAAGGACATTCCTGAGAATTACACCAAAGCAGCCAACGACAAAACCATCAAAGTGCAGAAAAGCTTTACG GAGAGCTATAAGACCTATAAAGATCACCTGCGTTTAATTGGAGAAATGATCAGTGTCATAGGAGCCATCGTTATTCTGCTGATAGAG GTTCCCAGTATTTTTAGAGTGGGAGCTAAACGCTATTTTGGCCAGTCTGCCCTCGGAGGACCCTTCCATATCACTTT AATTGGCTACGCGAGTCTggttgtgattttgtgtgtgctgCGGACCACTGGAATTGCAAAAGAGCTTGTGCCAATGGCTTGGGCTTTGATTCTTGGCTGGTCCAATGTTATGTACTTTGCCCGAGGTTTTGAGATGCTGGGACCTTATGTCATTGTGATTCAGAAG ACAATATTTGGAGATATGACCAAGTTCATGTGGTTGTCCCTAATCTTCCTTATTGGATCTGCTTCTG GCTTGTGGGTCTATTACATAACTCAAGATCCTTCGGCTTTACCCCCGTACCGCTCATTCCCCATCACCATCTTCACTCAGTTTGAGCTGAGCATTGGTCTGATAGATTTGCAAGTGGACCATACGTTGTACACCCATCCAGTCGTGCACACTATCCACATCTACTTCAGTGTGGTCGCTTACATCCTCCTGTTCAACCTCCTGATCGCCATGATGAGCGACACACAGTGGAGGGTCACCCAGGAACGCGATGAACTCTGGAGGACCCAG GTGGTGGCCACTACTCTGATGATTGAACGGAAGTTACCACTGCGCTTGTGGCCAAGACTGGGCATCTGTGGTCTGGCGTATGGCCTTGGAGAACGCTGGTACCTTCG AGTGGAGGATCGCAATGACCTATTGGTGCAAAAGATGAAACGCTACATTAACGCGTTCTCAAAGGATGGAGTACCAGCTAAGGAGAGGGAGGAAACAGGCAAGAGTGACCCTGGAAATGATCCACAGCAGATTAGTTTTACTGTGGAAAACAGGCCTAAAATCCAGAGGAAACCAAAAAAATGCTGGGAGCTCATTCGGCAGAGTATAGAATGTGAAAAGGAAGAAAATGTGGATTGTCTAGATACCAATTATATCTAA